In Melospiza melodia melodia isolate bMelMel2 chromosome 20, bMelMel2.pri, whole genome shotgun sequence, a single genomic region encodes these proteins:
- the RAN gene encoding GTP-binding nuclear protein Ran, whose product MAAQGEPQVQFKLVLVGDGGTGKTTFVKRHLTGEFEKKYVATLGVEVHPLVFHTNRGPIKFNVWDTAGQEKFGGLRDGYYIQAQCAIIMFDVTSRVTYKNVPNWHRDLVRVCENIPIVLCGNKVDIKDRKVKAKSIVFHRKKNLQYYDISAKSNYNFEKPFLWLARKLIGDPNLEFVAMPALAPPEVVMDPALAAQYEQDLQIAQTTALPDEDDDL is encoded by the exons TTCTggttggtgatggtggcactggtAAAACAACATTTGTAAAGCGTCACTTGACTGGTGAATTTGAAAAGAAGTATGTAG CAACGCTGGGTGTTGAAGTTCACCCTCTGGTGTTCCATACCAACAGAGGCCCTATTAAATTTAATGTATGGGACACAGCTGGCCAGGAGAAGTTTGGTGGCCTGCGTGATGGCTACTATATCCAAG CTCAGTGTGCCATCATCATGTTTGATGTAACATCAAGAGTTACTTACAAGAACGTACCTAATTGGCATAGAGATCTGGTACGAGTATGTGAAAATATCCCTATAGTGTTGTGTGGCAACAAAGTGGATATTAAGGACAGAAAAGTGAAGGCAAAATCCATTGTGTTCCATAGGAAGAAGAATCTCCAG tattatgACATTTCAGCTAAGAGTAACTACAACTTTGAGAAGCCTTTCCTGTGGCTCGCTAGGAAGCTAATTGGAGATCCCAACTTGGAGTTTGTTGCCATGCCTGCGCTTGCACCTCCTGAAGTTGTTATGGAcccagcactggcagcacagTATGAGCAGGACTTACAG ATTGCTCAGACCACTGCACTGCCAGATGAAGATGATGACCTGtga